In a genomic window of Corynebacterium choanae:
- a CDS encoding DUF501 domain-containing protein, with protein sequence MTQPQPRPKSQPASPEDLALVADQLGREPRGVIGIAYRTPDGVPAVVTTAPKLADGTPFPTLYYLTDPRLTAEASRLEVAGVMKVMTARLADDLELAADYQKAHEYFLAARNSVHDLGTTFSGGGMPDRVKCLHVLIAYALAEGAGHFRLGDEAVALAADHGGLRGTAVPNDWPTIDDLGIDLAQFDFTHAEGGAR encoded by the coding sequence GTTGCCGATCAGCTCGGCCGTGAACCCCGTGGTGTAATCGGCATCGCCTATCGCACACCCGACGGGGTACCTGCGGTAGTGACTACCGCCCCGAAACTTGCCGATGGCACCCCGTTTCCGACGCTGTACTATCTCACCGACCCGCGGCTGACAGCAGAAGCAAGCCGGCTGGAAGTCGCTGGTGTGATGAAGGTGATGACTGCCCGGCTGGCAGATGACCTTGAGCTTGCCGCCGACTATCAAAAAGCACACGAATATTTCCTTGCCGCGCGCAATAGTGTGCACGATTTGGGAACCACGTTTTCTGGCGGCGGTATGCCTGATCGGGTGAAATGCCTGCACGTATTAATCGCCTACGCGTTAGCTGAAGGCGCTGGGCATTTCCGACTCGGCGATGAAGCGGTGGCGTTGGCTGCAGACCACGGCGGGCTACGGGGGACTGCAGTGCCTAATGACTGGCCAACCATCGACGATTTGGGAATTGATCTAGCGCAATTCGACTTCACCCATGCTGAAGGTGGTGCGCGATGA
- a CDS encoding helix-turn-helix domain-containing protein produces MVEYQRSLLLYCFAGQACVTVGDQRYQLSSGQLCVTSGPAVQTGDGLILPIWYDTLPEIPTTRVMTLPAAWRYVMVAEFAASLQAPIGAASLSAPIERLLVDPAVAPPMPTAAAAQSVAAQLLDNPACQLSLSDFADQHGLSPRTLQRQFLQSTNLSFSQWRTAARVASAAALLSHGFSVAVTADMVGFQATSSLTRAFHRQTGCAPSLYCAGSSVTFEHIPQIPATAVCAQQAKMDETWWIYRGSATLTSGDYCRFLTRGDLVTLPAESDAHLEVAAGSIALPLGGVAAVDETPDLAAVVARFTPALAVAALQGATGGSVLSIAQRLNSARQMLRAGQAPAQVGQALDFPSVHAFARAFRLVHGTTPRGYQQHHQFVAATSQSVAAG; encoded by the coding sequence GTGGTGGAATATCAACGGTCATTACTGTTGTACTGCTTTGCCGGCCAGGCCTGTGTCACTGTTGGCGATCAACGCTATCAGCTCTCCAGCGGGCAACTTTGCGTCACCAGCGGGCCTGCGGTGCAAACCGGGGATGGGCTAATTCTTCCAATCTGGTATGACACACTTCCGGAAATCCCTACGACTCGAGTGATGACACTGCCGGCCGCTTGGCGATATGTGATGGTTGCCGAATTTGCTGCCAGTTTGCAGGCACCAATCGGCGCTGCCAGTTTATCGGCACCTATTGAACGGCTTCTCGTTGATCCGGCGGTTGCACCACCAATGCCGACAGCTGCTGCTGCCCAATCAGTGGCCGCGCAGCTTCTAGATAATCCTGCCTGCCAGTTGAGTCTGTCAGATTTCGCTGATCAGCACGGACTTTCCCCACGAACGCTACAGCGCCAATTTCTCCAGTCCACAAACCTTTCCTTTAGTCAATGGCGCACCGCTGCCCGAGTGGCAAGCGCGGCAGCATTACTCAGCCACGGATTTTCAGTGGCGGTTACAGCCGATATGGTTGGCTTCCAAGCTACCTCTTCACTCACCCGGGCTTTCCACCGGCAGACCGGTTGCGCCCCTTCACTGTATTGTGCCGGCAGTAGTGTCACCTTTGAGCACATTCCGCAGATTCCGGCGACGGCCGTGTGCGCCCAGCAGGCGAAAATGGATGAAACCTGGTGGATCTATCGCGGATCGGCAACCTTAACCAGTGGAGACTATTGCCGTTTCCTCACCCGAGGCGATCTCGTCACGCTACCGGCGGAAAGTGATGCCCACCTTGAAGTAGCGGCAGGTTCCATTGCCCTGCCGCTAGGTGGGGTCGCAGCTGTTGACGAAACACCTGATTTAGCAGCGGTAGTGGCCAGGTTCACCCCGGCGCTGGCGGTAGCAGCCCTCCAAGGAGCAACCGGTGGCAGTGTGCTATCAATCGCGCAACGGTTGAACTCTGCCCGGCAGATGCTGCGCGCCGGGCAAGCCCCCGCACAGGTTGGCCAAGCACTCGATTTTCCTTCGGTGCACGCCTTTGCCCGGGCATTTCGACTGGTACACGGAACCACCCCACGCGGCTATCAGCAGCACCATCAGTTCGTTGCGGCGACCAGCCAGTCAGTAGCAGCAGGATAG
- a CDS encoding Ppx/GppA phosphatase family protein, whose product MTRLAAVDCGTNAIRLLVSEYSGGKVRDIHRALSIVRLGEGVDATGRFTPEAIARTRQALERYVEIMRIERVEHVVMVATSATRDAQNRAEFFAMTSELLGQIQPGAQAEVITGEREAALSFAGAVADLQQAQAPYCVIDLGGGSTEFVVGEATGQILGAYSANMGCVRLTERILRDNPPTKQQQDAARRYVQSCLDEVEAKVDIAKAKTFVGCAGTFTTLSAIAQGLESYETAAIHGSVLRFPALDVLAQRVIEETSEKRATNPVVHPGRADVLGGGSVVVQEILHRIEALTGVQEIIVSEKDILDGLILELVASLQDREATSAE is encoded by the coding sequence ATGACCCGGTTGGCGGCTGTCGATTGCGGCACCAACGCGATTCGACTGTTAGTGAGTGAATACTCCGGTGGCAAAGTACGCGATATTCACCGTGCACTGTCTATCGTGCGGCTGGGGGAAGGGGTTGATGCAACCGGCCGTTTCACACCAGAGGCGATTGCTCGCACCCGGCAGGCGCTGGAACGATATGTCGAAATTATGCGTATCGAACGGGTTGAGCATGTGGTGATGGTGGCCACTTCGGCAACGCGTGATGCGCAAAACCGTGCCGAGTTTTTTGCAATGACCAGTGAACTCCTTGGTCAGATCCAACCGGGTGCCCAGGCAGAGGTCATCACCGGGGAACGCGAAGCAGCGCTGTCGTTTGCCGGCGCGGTCGCTGATTTGCAGCAGGCACAGGCGCCGTATTGTGTGATTGATCTGGGGGGAGGATCGACGGAGTTCGTCGTCGGGGAAGCAACTGGCCAGATCCTTGGTGCCTATTCCGCCAACATGGGTTGTGTGCGGCTAACTGAACGTATCCTGCGCGATAATCCGCCAACCAAACAGCAGCAGGATGCCGCCCGGCGCTATGTGCAGTCCTGTTTGGACGAGGTTGAGGCGAAAGTTGATATTGCCAAGGCGAAAACCTTTGTTGGGTGTGCCGGCACGTTCACCACGTTGTCGGCGATTGCCCAAGGGTTGGAAAGCTATGAGACTGCGGCAATTCATGGATCCGTGCTTCGCTTCCCGGCTTTAGATGTGTTGGCTCAGCGAGTGATTGAAGAAACCAGCGAAAAGCGGGCTACGAATCCAGTGGTGCATCCCGGTCGGGCTGATGTGCTGGGTGGCGGCTCGGTGGTGGTGCAAGAGATTTTGCACCGCATCGAGGCCTTAACTGGGGTGCAGGAGATTATTGTCAGCGAAAAGGACATTTTGGATGGGCTGATCCTCGAGCTTGTCGCCTCCTTGCAAGATCGTGAGGCGACTTCTGCTGAGTAA
- the greA gene encoding transcription elongation factor GreA has protein sequence MTEPQKQYITPETKRKLEEELNALIAHRPVVAAEINERREEGDLKENAGYDAAREMQVEEEARIAQITKILTNSTTERAAAEEGVAHVGSVVHVYYNNDESNKETFLIGTRAAASDNKDLETYSEQSPLGAAVLGAREGDTCEYTAPNGNVITVTIVSAEPYDSQKYATMRAQQS, from the coding sequence ATGACTGAGCCGCAGAAGCAGTACATCACCCCGGAAACCAAGCGCAAGCTGGAAGAAGAGCTGAATGCGCTGATCGCGCACCGGCCAGTGGTGGCAGCCGAAATTAACGAACGCCGCGAAGAAGGCGACCTGAAAGAAAACGCCGGCTACGATGCAGCCCGCGAAATGCAGGTGGAAGAGGAAGCTCGGATCGCTCAGATCACGAAGATCCTCACCAACTCCACCACTGAACGTGCCGCCGCCGAAGAGGGCGTAGCCCACGTCGGTTCAGTCGTCCACGTCTACTACAACAACGACGAATCCAATAAGGAAACCTTCCTCATCGGTACCCGTGCCGCGGCTAGCGACAACAAGGATCTGGAAACCTATTCGGAACAGTCCCCGCTTGGTGCAGCGGTGCTCGGCGCCCGGGAGGGCGACACCTGCGAATACACCGCACCAAATGGCAACGTTATTACCGTCACAATTGTTTCTGCTGAACCGTATGATTCGCAGAAGTATGCTACAATGCGGGCACAGCAGAGTTAA
- a CDS encoding DUF4307 domain-containing protein, whose product MSEQPTRRARYSSKSSSARRVGVPEGGNWGSKMVAIGAVVIAIVAVVVIGRYFYQSSQINVTPTLAEFERVADDEMRVAVDVSRKDPSLPAYCIVTALSYDKDEVGRREFLIGASDASLERFEIIIPTRKPAVAAKMYGCSSTIPSYLTEPTNGVAHQ is encoded by the coding sequence ATGAGCGAACAACCAACACGGCGCGCCCGCTACTCCTCGAAATCCAGCAGTGCCCGACGGGTGGGGGTGCCAGAAGGTGGCAACTGGGGCAGCAAAATGGTGGCGATCGGCGCGGTGGTTATTGCCATCGTCGCAGTGGTAGTTATCGGCCGATATTTTTATCAATCCTCCCAAATCAATGTCACCCCGACATTGGCCGAATTTGAGCGGGTAGCCGATGATGAGATGCGAGTCGCCGTTGACGTGTCTCGGAAAGATCCGTCACTGCCGGCCTATTGCATTGTTACCGCCTTGTCCTATGACAAGGATGAGGTCGGCCGACGGGAGTTTCTCATTGGGGCATCTGACGCGTCCCTCGAACGTTTTGAGATTATTATTCCGACCAGAAAGCCTGCGGTTGCCGCAAAAATGTATGGCTGTTCGTCGACTATTCCCAGCTATCTCACCGAACCTACCAACGGTGTCGCCCACCAATAG
- a CDS encoding Bax inhibitor-1/YccA family protein yields MRSSNPVFSSLTTDARQHGTAAWPVNTTPSATTWQSGAQAVAAGQAANWGQQMPPQQPMVSPAEQASRPITVDDIITKTGITLAVIVAMAVVNFGITLFVSAGLGMILTGVGAIGGLITVMVSAFGKKYGSAAVTLIYALFEGLFVGGISFMFANIEVSGSNGFSIIFQAVLGTLGVFAGMLYAYKSGAIKVTNKMRRFITGALIGVLVLAIGNLLSSLLIGFNPLTNGGPLAIVFSLVCIGLASLSFLTDFDTADRLVRAGAPAQYAWGVALGLAVTLVWLYTEILRLLSYLRN; encoded by the coding sequence GTGCGTAGTAGTAACCCAGTTTTTAGTTCTTTGACCACTGACGCTCGTCAGCACGGCACTGCCGCATGGCCAGTGAACACCACCCCGAGTGCCACGACTTGGCAGTCCGGGGCGCAGGCTGTTGCTGCCGGACAGGCAGCCAACTGGGGGCAGCAGATGCCACCACAGCAGCCGATGGTGTCACCCGCCGAGCAGGCCAGCCGACCCATCACGGTCGACGATATTATTACCAAAACCGGTATCACCCTTGCAGTGATTGTGGCCATGGCTGTGGTGAACTTCGGTATCACCTTGTTTGTTTCTGCTGGGCTCGGGATGATCCTCACCGGGGTTGGTGCCATCGGCGGTTTGATTACCGTGATGGTGTCGGCGTTCGGCAAGAAATACGGTTCCGCCGCCGTTACGTTGATCTATGCGCTCTTTGAAGGCTTGTTTGTTGGCGGTATCTCCTTCATGTTCGCCAACATTGAGGTTTCCGGTTCGAACGGATTCTCCATCATCTTCCAGGCTGTGCTGGGAACCCTCGGCGTGTTCGCCGGCATGCTATACGCCTACAAGTCAGGTGCCATCAAGGTCACCAATAAGATGCGCCGGTTTATCACTGGTGCTCTGATCGGTGTGCTGGTGCTGGCTATCGGCAACCTGTTGAGCTCGCTGCTCATCGGATTTAATCCGCTGACCAACGGCGGTCCGCTGGCCATCGTGTTCTCGCTGGTGTGCATCGGTTTGGCTTCGCTGAGCTTCCTCACCGACTTTGATACCGCTGATCGGCTGGTTCGCGCCGGTGCCCCCGCCCAATACGCTTGGGGCGTGGCATTAGGTTTGGCAGTCACCCTGGTGTGGCTCTACACCGAGATTCTGCGTCTGCTCAGCTATCTGCGCAACTAA